The Pseudomonas chlororaphis subsp. piscium genome contains the following window.
CAGCTGCAAATCGCTGATCAAATCACCGGCGTTGTCGGTAGCGTTCTTCATCGCGATCATCCGCGCAGCTTGTTCAGCCGCGTTGTTCTCGACCACCGCCTGGTAGACCTGCGACTCCACGTAGCGAACCATCAAGCCGTCAAGCAGCTCTTTGGCGTCCGGTTCGTAGAGATAGTCCCAGTGGTGCTTGAGTTCTTGATCCGGGGTTGCCACCAGCGGAATCAACTGCTCCACCGTAGGCTGTTGCGTCATGGTGTTGATGAACTTGTTGGACACTACGGACAGGCGGTCAATCCGGCCGTCCAGGTAGGCATCCAGCATCACCTTGACGCTGCCGATCAGATCATTGATCGACGGCTCTTCACCCAGGTGGCTGATTGCAGCGACGACGTTACCGCCGAAGTTACGGAAGAAAGCCGCACCTTTGCTGCCAACCACGCACAGATCGATCTCGACGCCATTTTCGCGGTTTACCGCCATGTCCTTGACCAAAG
Protein-coding sequences here:
- the atpG gene encoding F0F1 ATP synthase subunit gamma, which encodes MAGAKEIRSKIASIKSTQKITSAMEKVAVSKMRKAQMRMAASRPYAERIRQVIGHLANANPEYRHPFMIDRAIKRAGYIVVSSDRGLCGGLNTNLFKALVKDMAVNRENGVEIDLCVVGSKGAAFFRNFGGNVVAAISHLGEEPSINDLIGSVKVMLDAYLDGRIDRLSVVSNKFINTMTQQPTVEQLIPLVATPDQELKHHWDYLYEPDAKELLDGLMVRYVESQVYQAVVENNAAEQAARMIAMKNATDNAGDLISDLQLIYNKARQAAITQEISEIVGGAAAV